A stretch of the Pantoea nemavictus genome encodes the following:
- a CDS encoding YncE family protein: MKSLFSPRKAAVAAAIVAACSLTACQAPAKKAEAPAATAKPVDTALTQRTLGDGLYEMAYSPAAKALYVASAQSFKDVNGGVIYRLDPTSLETKGVTHTDLKNFGTAIDEQGSVFYTTNSLDGAISKVDANSGKVLERLVFPGKKDKEGYPAGAREVLWHGNELYVGRVADPGYISVVDVKTFKLKATIQNAGKWVTGIIYSPLTERIYATNGAGEILVINPRSHKIEKRWTAGDGKEYLFLNMAEDPATGRLFVTDDSKGKATLVFDERTGKVIKRIEGDALGIKFNAKRNEIYISQRESKKVLQLDATTYAVKNSWSFDNNPNSLLIGPDNNTLYVTLKAEFNKDSSTKGQDQIARIALK; the protein is encoded by the coding sequence ATGAAATCGTTATTTAGCCCGCGCAAAGCCGCCGTTGCCGCTGCAATCGTCGCCGCATGCAGCCTGACCGCATGCCAGGCCCCTGCTAAAAAAGCTGAAGCGCCAGCCGCCACCGCTAAGCCGGTTGATACTGCGCTGACCCAACGCACTTTAGGCGATGGCCTGTATGAAATGGCGTACTCGCCAGCTGCGAAAGCGTTATACGTTGCCAGCGCGCAGAGCTTTAAAGACGTCAACGGTGGCGTGATTTATCGTCTCGACCCCACTTCATTAGAGACGAAGGGCGTAACGCATACCGATCTGAAAAACTTCGGCACCGCGATTGATGAGCAAGGTAGCGTGTTCTACACCACCAACTCACTGGACGGCGCGATCTCAAAAGTGGATGCGAATAGCGGCAAAGTGCTCGAACGTTTAGTCTTCCCGGGCAAGAAAGATAAAGAAGGGTATCCGGCAGGCGCACGTGAAGTGCTGTGGCATGGCAATGAGCTGTACGTTGGTCGCGTGGCCGATCCGGGTTATATCTCGGTAGTTGACGTGAAAACCTTCAAGCTGAAGGCCACCATCCAGAATGCGGGCAAATGGGTAACCGGCATCATCTATTCACCGCTGACTGAGCGCATTTACGCCACTAACGGCGCGGGCGAGATTCTGGTGATCAATCCACGTAGCCACAAGATTGAGAAGCGCTGGACTGCAGGCGACGGCAAAGAGTACCTGTTCCTGAATATGGCGGAAGATCCTGCAACCGGTCGTCTGTTTGTCACCGACGATTCCAAAGGCAAAGCTACGCTGGTGTTTGATGAGCGCACCGGCAAAGTGATTAAACGTATTGAAGGTGATGCGCTGGGTATCAAGTTCAACGCCAAGCGTAATGAGATCTACATCAGCCAGCGCGAATCGAAAAAAGTGCTGCAGCTGGATGCGACAACTTACGCAGTGAAAAACAGCTGGTCGTTTGATAACAATCCAAACAGCCTGCTGATTGGCCCAGATAACAATACGTTGTATGTCACGTTGAAAGCGGAGTTCAACAAAGACTCCTCAACCAAAGGCCAGGATCAGATTGCACGTATCGCCCTGAAATAA
- a CDS encoding dihydrodipicolinate synthase family protein translates to MFTGLSAFPLTPLNASGIDEKAFLNILKRLTDAKVDSLGVLGSTGSYAYFTREQRKRIATLAVQHADNIPVMVSIGAMSTDEVLRLADDAQQAGASALLLPALSYQKLSDEEVFGLYQDVTRQVSLPICIYDNPGTTHVVFSDALHARIATLPNIASIKIPGVPADIAAATQRVKSLRAQLPASVTIGVSGDAFAGPGLIAGCDLWYSVCGGLFPRTAKALADAAMNEDFAAVAAQAQRLDPLWALFTQHGGSLRVIAAAAGILGLTEMNCLPRPLRSLAAADVAEIQKVIAKLDLA, encoded by the coding sequence ATGTTTACAGGACTGAGTGCGTTTCCACTAACTCCGCTGAATGCTTCAGGTATTGACGAAAAAGCGTTTCTCAACATCCTCAAACGCTTAACTGATGCGAAAGTGGATTCGCTCGGCGTGCTGGGTTCAACCGGCAGTTATGCCTATTTCACGCGTGAACAGCGCAAGCGTATTGCGACGCTGGCGGTGCAGCATGCGGATAATATTCCGGTGATGGTGAGCATTGGCGCGATGAGCACAGATGAAGTGTTGCGACTGGCAGATGATGCGCAGCAGGCCGGTGCCAGCGCGTTATTATTACCGGCGCTTTCTTACCAGAAACTCAGTGATGAAGAGGTGTTTGGGCTTTATCAGGATGTCACGCGACAGGTTTCGCTGCCGATCTGCATTTACGACAATCCTGGTACCACCCACGTTGTGTTTTCCGATGCGCTGCATGCGCGAATCGCTACGCTGCCCAATATCGCCTCAATCAAAATTCCAGGCGTACCGGCAGATATTGCCGCCGCCACGCAACGTGTAAAGTCACTGCGCGCTCAATTACCCGCCAGCGTCACGATTGGCGTCAGCGGCGATGCGTTTGCGGGGCCCGGCCTGATCGCCGGTTGCGACCTGTGGTATTCGGTATGTGGTGGACTGTTCCCGCGTACCGCCAAAGCATTGGCTGATGCTGCGATGAATGAAGATTTCGCGGCCGTTGCTGCCCAGGCACAGCGTCTGGATCCGCTTTGGGCGCTATTTACCCAACACGGCGGCAGTTTGCGCGTCATCGCCGCGGCAGCGGGCATCCTGGGATTAACTGAGATGAATTGTTTACCGCGACCGTTGCGCTCGCTGGCGGCGGCGGATGTGGCAGAGATACAAAAAGTGATCGCCAAGCTGGATTTGGCATAG
- a CDS encoding YdgH/BhsA/McbA-like domain containing protein translates to MKTIKTLTIAAAAALSLMSAASFAQTVSATSLTLDGAEAKIAAQAKQNGEQYKILEASNGNVVHMTAELYK, encoded by the coding sequence ATGAAAACGATTAAAACACTGACTATCGCTGCTGCCGCTGCTCTTTCACTGATGTCTGCTGCTAGCTTCGCACAAACTGTTTCAGCCACTTCACTTACTCTTGATGGTGCTGAAGCTAAAATTGCTGCGCAGGCTAAACAGAATGGCGAGCAGTACAAAATTTTGGAAGCCAGCAACGGTAATGTTGTGCATATGACTGCTGAACTTTACAAATAA
- a CDS encoding YdgH/BhsA/McbA-like domain containing protein, which produces MKTIKTLSIAAVAAFSMMSAASFAQSVSVESSTLDGAEAKIAAQAQEQGAQYKITEANTNNRVHMTAELYK; this is translated from the coding sequence ATGAAAACCATCAAAACACTGTCTATCGCCGCTGTTGCTGCTTTTTCAATGATGTCTGCTGCCAGCTTTGCACAGAGCGTATCCGTTGAGTCTTCTACCCTTGACGGTGCTGAAGCCAAAATTGCTGCTCAGGCACAAGAGCAGGGCGCTCAGTACAAAATTACTGAAGCGAACACCAACAACCGCGTTCACATGACTGCAGAGCTGTACAAATAA
- a CDS encoding cupin domain-containing protein, which produces MKTIITKNFTPSKAWQALDIANFAGTSVRLHWTNQPYKWHINDGEEVFAVLDGAVEMHYRESGDVKKVLLNTGDIFYASIGTEHVAHPQGEARVLVIEKEDSI; this is translated from the coding sequence ATGAAAACCATCATCACTAAAAACTTCACCCCGTCCAAAGCCTGGCAAGCCTTAGACATCGCTAACTTCGCCGGCACCAGCGTGCGCTTACACTGGACGAATCAACCCTACAAATGGCATATCAATGATGGCGAAGAGGTCTTCGCGGTGCTGGATGGCGCGGTGGAAATGCATTACCGCGAAAGCGGTGACGTGAAGAAAGTGCTGCTCAATACGGGCGACATCTTTTACGCCAGCATCGGTACTGAGCATGTGGCACATCCGCAGGGAGAAGCACGCGTTCTGGTGATTGAAAAAGAAGATTCGATCTAA
- a CDS encoding IclR family transcriptional regulator translates to MSVETESNGSQVIARAATILRALEDRPAGLSIAALAKITDLPRTTVHRLVSSLIAQQLLLQDSDGIKLGPALARLAASAHTDIITLSQPAMATLGRRTRETVDLCVWRGTHTVLVSQVVSDQELRVASPVSTAFPSHCAAHGKALLAEQAEDTLQALLPQLQEVRTGKTMQDRKLLLKEIAIIRQQGYAVDREEHARGVCGISVALQTGVGERYALAIAAPALRFDEQFAHLLAALLQAKAEIEALLAR, encoded by the coding sequence ATGAGTGTGGAAACAGAGAGTAATGGATCACAAGTTATTGCGCGCGCTGCAACCATTCTGCGGGCGCTGGAAGATCGTCCGGCGGGATTATCGATCGCCGCGTTAGCGAAGATCACCGACCTGCCGCGCACTACGGTGCATCGGCTGGTGTCTTCATTGATCGCGCAGCAGCTTTTATTGCAGGATAGCGACGGCATCAAACTCGGCCCGGCACTGGCGCGTCTTGCCGCCTCAGCACATACCGATATTATTACGCTGTCGCAGCCAGCGATGGCGACGCTGGGACGCCGCACGCGCGAAACGGTTGACCTCTGCGTCTGGCGCGGCACGCATACCGTGCTGGTGAGTCAGGTGGTTTCGGATCAGGAGTTGCGCGTGGCGTCGCCGGTCAGCACCGCATTTCCTTCGCACTGCGCGGCGCATGGCAAAGCATTACTGGCGGAGCAAGCAGAAGATACGCTGCAGGCGCTGCTGCCACAGTTGCAGGAGGTTCGAACCGGGAAGACGATGCAGGATCGTAAGCTGCTGCTTAAAGAGATAGCGATTATTCGCCAGCAGGGTTATGCGGTTGATCGCGAAGAACATGCACGCGGAGTGTGCGGCATCAGCGTGGCGCTGCAAACCGGCGTCGGCGAGCGCTATGCCTTAGCCATTGCCGCACCGGCATTACGTTTTGATGAGCAGTTTGCGCATTTACTGGCTGCACTGCTACAAGCAAAAGCGGAAATTGAGGCGCTGCTGGCGCGTTAG
- a CDS encoding MFS transporter: MSSIKRTGAFSLLAVSCLTIMVGCVIVPGLSEIAAQLGVSNMANWLVTLPSLGVVLAGPLAGRAIDRWGAYTLLLIGLLCYGLLGVAGAWLPGAGLQIIDRLLLGGATAVVMAAGTSLIASFYAGETRLAMMARQGMAIELGGVLFLFLGGILASISWRWPYFLYLFAWLMLLMVVITVPRPPQPPASLEINHSAQNSDRQLRPVLLAALCSMMCFFTAVIMLPQRFAMMGIDAAQIGYFLSFVSLVAVLAAAIMPDVAQRFGSYTTLVMAFVCYLLAHLEFAAAPNMVLFIPGGILLGIGFGLSIPLVNHMTVNISQPHARGRQLARLSMAIFSGQFLAAFMAWLPGGFASAFVAAALLAAINVFAMGKVGRTSSL; encoded by the coding sequence GTGTCATCCATTAAACGAACCGGCGCCTTTTCGCTGCTGGCGGTCAGCTGCCTGACGATTATGGTGGGATGTGTCATCGTGCCCGGCCTTAGCGAAATCGCCGCACAGCTTGGCGTTAGTAATATGGCCAACTGGCTGGTCACACTCCCTTCACTCGGCGTGGTGCTGGCGGGGCCGCTCGCGGGCCGCGCCATCGATCGCTGGGGCGCTTATACGCTTTTGCTGATCGGATTGCTCTGTTATGGCTTGCTCGGTGTCGCCGGCGCGTGGTTACCAGGCGCCGGGCTGCAAATTATCGACCGTTTACTGCTGGGAGGCGCCACGGCGGTCGTGATGGCGGCGGGCACCAGCCTGATTGCCAGTTTCTACGCGGGAGAGACTCGCTTAGCGATGATGGCGCGGCAGGGCATGGCCATAGAGTTGGGCGGCGTACTGTTTCTTTTTCTGGGCGGCATTCTGGCTTCCATTAGCTGGCGCTGGCCCTATTTTCTCTATCTTTTTGCCTGGCTGATGTTGCTAATGGTGGTGATCACCGTGCCGCGTCCGCCGCAGCCGCCAGCTTCTCTGGAGATTAATCATTCAGCGCAGAACAGCGATCGCCAACTGCGCCCGGTGTTGCTGGCCGCGCTCTGTTCGATGATGTGCTTTTTTACCGCCGTCATTATGCTGCCGCAGCGCTTTGCCATGATGGGGATTGATGCCGCGCAAATTGGTTATTTTCTCTCGTTTGTTTCGTTGGTGGCGGTGCTGGCGGCCGCGATCATGCCGGATGTCGCGCAGCGATTCGGCAGTTATACGACGTTAGTGATGGCATTTGTCTGTTATCTGCTGGCGCATCTGGAGTTTGCCGCGGCTCCTAACATGGTGCTGTTTATTCCGGGCGGTATATTGCTGGGGATAGGGTTCGGCTTGTCGATTCCGCTGGTTAATCATATGACGGTGAACATCAGCCAGCCACACGCAAGGGGGCGCCAGCTGGCACGTTTATCGATGGCAATCTTCTCTGGTCAGTTTCTCGCGGCATTCATGGCCTGGCTGCCCGGTGGCTTCGCCAGCGCTTTTGTGGCGGCGGCGCTGCTCGCGGCAATCAACGTTTTTGCCATGGGCAAAGTTGGTCGGACATCCTCCCTCTGA
- the betA gene encoding choline dehydrogenase yields the protein MSITREYDYIIIGAGSAGNVLATRLTEDANVSVLLLEAGGPDYRQDFRTQMPAALAFPLQGRRYNWAYQTDPEPHMNNRRMECGRGKGLGGSSLINGMCYIRGNAMDYDNWAKQPGLENWSYLDCLPYFKAAERRDIGGNDYHGDCGPVSVTTPKSDNNVLFHAMVEAGVQAGYPRTDDLNGYQQEGFGPMDRTVTPKGRRASTARGYLDQARSRPNLTIEVHALTDRIVFDNKRACGVKWLQKEVPHEARARREVLLCAGAIASPQVLQRSGVGPADLLKSLDIPLVHHLPGVGANLQDHLEMYLQYECKQPVSLAPALKLHNQPAIGAEWLFNGSGIGASNQFEAGGFIRSDEEFEWPNIQYHFLPVAINYNGSNPIKTHSFQAHVGSMRSPSRGRVHVTSKDPNAHPSILFNYMSDDQDWREFRAAIRLTREIIAQRALDPFRGREISPGLAVQSDEELDKFVREHAETAYHPSCSNAMGYHDMAVVGNDGKVHGVEALRVVDASIMPQITTGNLNAPTIMIAEKIADMIRGRPALPRVTVPYYVANGAPVRRQPQ from the coding sequence ATGAGCATCACCAGGGAGTATGACTACATTATTATTGGTGCCGGTTCAGCCGGCAACGTACTGGCCACGCGCCTGACCGAGGACGCGAACGTCAGCGTGCTGTTATTAGAGGCCGGTGGCCCGGATTACCGTCAGGATTTCCGCACGCAAATGCCTGCGGCCCTCGCCTTCCCTTTGCAGGGACGCCGCTATAACTGGGCGTATCAGACCGATCCTGAACCGCATATGAATAATCGTCGCATGGAGTGCGGACGCGGCAAAGGACTCGGCGGTTCGTCGCTGATCAACGGCATGTGCTACATCCGTGGCAATGCAATGGATTACGATAACTGGGCGAAGCAACCGGGTCTGGAAAACTGGAGCTATCTCGACTGCCTGCCCTACTTCAAAGCCGCAGAGCGCCGCGATATCGGTGGCAATGATTATCATGGCGATTGTGGCCCTGTCAGCGTAACCACCCCTAAATCCGACAATAACGTGCTGTTCCACGCGATGGTGGAAGCCGGCGTGCAGGCGGGCTATCCGCGTACCGATGATCTGAACGGTTATCAGCAGGAAGGGTTCGGTCCGATGGACAGAACGGTGACGCCGAAAGGTCGTCGCGCCAGTACTGCACGCGGCTATCTCGATCAGGCCCGTTCACGTCCCAACCTGACGATAGAAGTGCACGCGCTGACCGACCGCATTGTGTTTGATAACAAGCGCGCCTGCGGCGTCAAATGGCTGCAAAAAGAGGTGCCGCATGAGGCGCGTGCGCGTCGTGAAGTGCTGCTGTGCGCGGGAGCGATCGCCTCACCTCAGGTGTTGCAGCGTTCGGGCGTAGGTCCGGCGGACTTATTGAAAAGTCTGGATATTCCGTTGGTTCACCACCTGCCGGGCGTTGGCGCTAACCTGCAGGATCACCTGGAAATGTATCTGCAATATGAGTGTAAGCAGCCGGTTTCACTGGCGCCTGCGCTTAAACTGCACAATCAACCTGCGATTGGTGCCGAATGGCTATTTAATGGCAGCGGTATCGGTGCCAGCAATCAGTTTGAAGCGGGTGGATTTATTCGTTCTGACGAAGAGTTCGAGTGGCCGAATATTCAATATCACTTCCTACCGGTAGCGATTAATTACAACGGCTCGAACCCGATTAAAACGCACAGCTTCCAGGCGCACGTCGGTTCAATGCGATCGCCCAGCCGTGGACGCGTTCACGTCACGTCGAAAGATCCTAACGCGCATCCGAGCATCTTGTTCAACTACATGTCGGACGATCAGGATTGGCGTGAATTCCGCGCAGCGATTCGTCTTACCCGTGAAATTATCGCTCAGCGTGCCCTGGATCCGTTCCGTGGCCGCGAGATATCGCCGGGTTTGGCGGTACAAAGTGATGAAGAGCTGGATAAATTCGTGCGCGAACATGCAGAAACCGCTTATCACCCGTCGTGCTCGAATGCCATGGGCTATCACGACATGGCCGTGGTGGGTAATGACGGTAAAGTGCATGGCGTTGAAGCTCTGCGCGTGGTGGATGCCTCGATCATGCCGCAAATCACCACCGGTAACTTAAACGCGCCGACCATAATGATCGCCGAGAAAATTGCCGATATGATTCGTGGTCGTCCTGCTTTACCGCGCGTAACAGTGCCTTACTACGTTGCCAATGGCGCGCCGGTGCGCCGCCAGCCGCAGTAA